Proteins co-encoded in one bacterium genomic window:
- the rfbD gene encoding dTDP-4-dehydrorhamnose reductase: MADSGSEQTLKAPRRIGVLGAGGQLGRCLVRQIESAPDLACSFALRREALDLSDESGLAAGIARVLEEAGDALPEVVINAAAFTKVDLCESEQALAYQVNALAPGEWARQLVERGIRFIHVSTDYVFAGEGTIPYKEGDPTDPRTVYGASKRAGEIAVLGHQPDALIVRTSWVFGPGRNFPLAILDQARKRRTGEADGPLSVVDDQHGAPTFAADLAFALLAIARQDEDQWGGGLLHLRNGGETTWYAFAREILDRAGFEDVAIDPVPSSAFETAAKRPLFSVLDCSWAESKGIAMPPWKDALTRYLASDDCPYEPVVSPVDPLAASDPLAAPDPREENPR; the protein is encoded by the coding sequence ATGGCAGACTCGGGGAGCGAGCAGACACTGAAGGCGCCGCGCCGGATCGGGGTCCTCGGTGCCGGCGGGCAATTGGGTCGCTGCCTCGTCCGGCAGATCGAGTCGGCGCCGGACCTCGCCTGCTCCTTCGCGCTCAGGCGGGAGGCGCTCGATCTCTCCGACGAGAGTGGGCTCGCCGCTGGCATCGCGCGCGTCCTCGAGGAGGCCGGCGACGCGCTCCCCGAGGTCGTGATCAACGCGGCGGCGTTCACGAAGGTCGACCTCTGTGAGTCCGAGCAGGCGCTCGCCTACCAGGTCAACGCCCTCGCGCCCGGGGAATGGGCACGCCAGCTCGTGGAGCGAGGCATTCGCTTCATTCACGTCTCGACGGACTACGTCTTCGCCGGGGAGGGCACGATCCCGTACAAGGAAGGCGACCCCACCGATCCGCGAACCGTCTACGGCGCGAGCAAGCGGGCCGGAGAGATCGCCGTACTCGGCCACCAGCCCGACGCGCTGATCGTGCGCACGAGCTGGGTCTTCGGGCCCGGGCGGAACTTTCCGCTCGCGATCCTGGACCAGGCCCGGAAGCGTCGGACCGGCGAGGCCGATGGGCCGCTCTCCGTCGTCGACGACCAGCACGGCGCGCCGACCTTCGCGGCGGATCTCGCCTTCGCCCTCCTGGCGATCGCCCGCCAGGACGAAGATCAGTGGGGGGGCGGTCTCCTCCACCTTCGCAACGGCGGCGAGACCACCTGGTACGCCTTCGCCCGCGAGATCCTCGATCGGGCGGGCTTCGAAGACGTCGCGATCGATCCCGTGCCCTCGTCGGCCTTCGAGACGGCGGCGAAGCGCCCGCTCTTCTCGGTCCTCGACTGCAGCTGGGCCGAATCGAAGGGAATCGCGATGCCGCCGTGGAAGGACGCGCTCACCCGCTATCTTGCCAGCGACGACTGCCCGTACGAACCCGTCGTCTCACCCGTTGATCCGCTGGCGGCGTCCGATCCGCTGGCGGCGCCCGATCCGAGAGAAGAGAACCCGCGATGA